From a single Leclercia sp. AS011 genomic region:
- the rlmF gene encoding 23S rRNA (adenine(1618)-N(6))-methyltransferase RlmF gives MTSQKPGLHPRNRHRSRYDMNALCESCPALREFITATPTGEPTVNFADPQAVKTLNKALLAHFYGVAQWDIPDGYLCPPVPGRADYIHHLADLLAEGNNGTVPAQATILDIGTGSNLIYPLIGVHEYGWRFTGSEVDPQAFANATAIINGNPGMARAIRLRRQKEASAIFAGVIHKNEQYDATLCNPPFHDSAESARAGSERKRRNLGQAADAALNFGGQQQELWCEGGEVAFIKKMIAESAQFARQVKWFTTLVSRSENLPPLYRALTDVGAVKVVKKEMAQGQKQSRFIAWTFMDNDKRRQR, from the coding sequence ATGACATCCCAGAAGCCGGGGTTGCACCCACGCAACCGCCACCGCAGCCGTTACGATATGAATGCCCTATGCGAGAGCTGTCCGGCCCTGCGCGAATTTATCACCGCCACCCCAACGGGCGAGCCGACGGTGAACTTTGCCGATCCGCAGGCGGTAAAGACGCTGAACAAAGCGCTGCTTGCCCATTTCTACGGCGTGGCCCAGTGGGATATTCCGGACGGCTACCTCTGCCCACCGGTGCCGGGGCGTGCCGACTATATCCACCATCTCGCCGATCTGCTGGCGGAAGGCAATAACGGCACGGTACCTGCTCAGGCGACAATCCTCGATATTGGCACCGGCTCCAACCTCATCTACCCGCTGATTGGCGTGCATGAGTACGGCTGGCGCTTCACCGGCAGCGAAGTGGATCCGCAGGCCTTTGCCAACGCCACCGCCATCATCAACGGCAACCCCGGTATGGCCCGCGCAATTCGTCTGCGCCGCCAGAAAGAGGCTTCCGCCATTTTTGCCGGGGTGATCCATAAAAATGAACAGTACGATGCTACCCTGTGCAACCCCCCGTTCCACGATTCGGCGGAATCCGCCCGGGCGGGCAGCGAGCGTAAACGTCGCAATCTCGGCCAGGCGGCCGATGCGGCGCTGAACTTTGGCGGCCAGCAGCAGGAGCTGTGGTGCGAAGGCGGTGAAGTGGCCTTTATCAAAAAGATGATTGCCGAAAGCGCCCAGTTCGCCCGTCAGGTGAAGTGGTTTACGACTCTGGTGTCGCGCAGCGAAAACCTGCCGCCGCTGTACCGCGCCCTTACGGACGTCGGCGCGGTGAAAGTGGTGAAAAAAGAGATGGCCCAGGGGCAAAAGCAGAGCCGCTTTATCGCCTGGACCTTTATGGATAACGACAAGCGCCGCCAGCGTTAA
- the mcbA gene encoding DUF1471 family periplasmic protein McbA, whose protein sequence is MKKYLVMLAAASLAGASFAAWSIESLSNGDTSQLRPAGTVQVSGARNLDDLQDKLAEKAREQGAKGYVVNSASGDDNMFGTATIYK, encoded by the coding sequence ATGAAAAAATACCTGGTAATGCTTGCTGCCGCTTCACTGGCAGGTGCGTCGTTTGCTGCATGGTCGATTGAATCACTCAGCAACGGCGATACCAGTCAACTGAGGCCAGCGGGAACCGTGCAGGTTTCCGGCGCAAGAAACCTCGACGACCTGCAGGATAAACTGGCTGAAAAAGCACGTGAACAAGGTGCCAAAGGCTATGTTGTTAACTCTGCCAGCGGCGACGACAATATGTTTGGTACGGCCACCATCTACAAGTAG